Proteins encoded in a region of the Spiroplasma endosymbiont of Amphimallon solstitiale genome:
- a CDS encoding DHH family phosphoesterase, whose translation MFKSLRNYHLIMIVWLVVEILIGLTYFIVNIETAEQVVTITVILSLVLGNFIIVCLYIFLFSLWIRHRYINTAEIIKLNNAQALTFGSVGMIVLDSDLSIMWVSEFLEDKGLGRLIGKSIVKLSRDLEQLISNNITQITLKIEDMLYDAIYLVQTRTILLQETTKYHFLYNKLQQEKLVFGVISIDNFYNSLQKLRVENQIRVEAFIKTELNDFANNYSGLLLGNIEDGYNILLYQNEFNKARNDNFPLIKNIREGVKKFKADITLSAGFSYGNAISKDLYDLAIESKELAVYRGGDQVVIREFGGNTVFIGGTIEAKQSESKINIRMFAQSLYNEIKLAENILVMGHAAADFDSISSGTAIIEIAKSLNKSAHYVINQNEVDEKTLKILHELVPESYISHNFITGKQALKFLHANTLLIVVDTHNPQRVDSPDLLSKAVKIIVIDHHRVSDESISSTITSYIDAGTSSTAEAMTEIIYYNDFNNIESEFLWNIMFAGILIDTNNFQVRTTRRTFEACGLLTDWGASPSKVKGLLKNSLNELIDKFALISHAQEIKKGFLVAVGDENLEVHTSYLAQISEMLLDLRDSKASFTIAYDRQGRACLSARSNGEINVQIICENLGGGGHFSAAAVQSSKLGIRGLYDELVKLIESGVYQSESATTERY comes from the coding sequence GTGTTCAAATCGTTAAGAAATTATCATTTAATAATGATTGTTTGATTAGTAGTTGAAATTTTAATTGGCTTGACTTATTTTATTGTTAATATTGAGACAGCAGAACAAGTGGTCACTATTACTGTAATTTTAAGTTTAGTTTTAGGTAATTTTATTATTGTTTGTCTTTATATTTTTTTATTTAGTTTATGAATTCGTCATCGTTATATTAACACAGCTGAAATCATAAAATTAAATAATGCACAAGCTTTAACTTTTGGTAGTGTTGGTATGATTGTTTTAGATAGTGATTTATCAATTATGTGAGTAAGTGAATTTTTAGAAGATAAAGGTTTAGGTAGATTAATTGGAAAATCAATTGTTAAACTATCAAGAGATTTAGAACAATTAATTAGTAATAATATTACTCAAATTACACTTAAAATTGAAGATATGCTTTATGATGCTATTTATTTAGTACAAACTAGAACAATTTTGTTACAAGAAACAACTAAATATCATTTCTTATATAATAAATTACAGCAAGAAAAATTAGTTTTTGGTGTAATTAGTATTGATAATTTTTATAATTCTTTACAAAAATTAAGAGTTGAGAATCAAATTCGTGTTGAAGCATTTATTAAAACTGAATTAAATGATTTTGCTAATAATTATTCAGGTTTATTATTAGGTAATATTGAAGATGGTTACAATATTTTACTTTATCAAAATGAATTTAATAAAGCAAGGAATGATAATTTTCCACTTATTAAAAATATTCGAGAAGGTGTTAAAAAATTTAAAGCAGATATTACGTTATCTGCTGGTTTCTCTTATGGTAATGCTATTAGTAAAGATCTATATGATTTGGCTATTGAAAGTAAAGAGTTAGCAGTTTATCGTGGTGGTGATCAAGTAGTTATTCGTGAATTTGGTGGTAATACAGTTTTTATTGGAGGTACTATTGAAGCAAAACAATCAGAATCTAAAATTAATATTAGAATGTTTGCACAATCATTATATAATGAAATAAAATTAGCAGAAAACATTTTAGTTATGGGACATGCGGCTGCTGATTTTGATAGTATTTCTTCAGGAACAGCTATTATTGAAATTGCTAAAAGTTTAAATAAAAGTGCTCATTATGTTATTAATCAAAATGAAGTTGATGAAAAAACATTAAAAATTCTTCATGAACTTGTTCCTGAAAGTTATATTAGTCATAATTTTATTACAGGTAAACAAGCACTTAAATTTCTTCATGCAAATACTTTATTAATTGTTGTTGATACTCATAATCCACAACGCGTTGATAGTCCTGATTTATTAAGTAAAGCTGTAAAAATTATTGTTATTGATCATCATCGTGTTTCTGATGAATCAATTAGTAGCACCATTACTTCTTATATTGATGCAGGAACTTCTTCAACAGCTGAAGCAATGACAGAAATTATTTATTATAATGATTTTAATAATATTGAATCAGAATTTTTATGAAATATAATGTTTGCAGGTATTTTAATTGATACTAATAATTTCCAAGTAAGAACAACAAGAAGAACTTTTGAAGCCTGTGGATTATTAACTGATTGAGGAGCTTCTCCTTCTAAAGTTAAAGGATTATTGAAAAATAGTTTAAATGAACTAATTGATAAATTTGCTTTAATTAGTCACGCCCAAGAAATTAAAAAAGGATTTTTAGTTGCTGTTGGTGATGAAAACTTAGAAGTACATACTTCATATTTAGCGCAAATTTCAGAAATGTTGTTAGACTTACGTGATTCTAAAGCATCATTTACTATTGCTTATGATCGTCAAGGACGTGCTTGTTTATCAGCACGAAGCAACGGTGAAATAAATGTTCAAATTATTTGTGAAAACTTAGGTGGTGGCGGTCACTTTAGTGCTGCTGCTGTCCAAAGTAGTAAATTAGGAATTAGAGGATTGTATGATGAATTGGTAAAACTAATTGAAAGTGGCGTATATCAAAGTGAGAGTGCTACTACTGAAAGGTATTAA